Proteins from a single region of Hordeum vulgare subsp. vulgare chromosome 6H, MorexV3_pseudomolecules_assembly, whole genome shotgun sequence:
- the LOC123402597 gene encoding BURP domain-containing protein 4-like isoform X3 translates to MATKLTAIAFFLFVLALGESNDKEVNGFGESAYAVHWDKDSPPSQKGFGASAYKVSWNPDDASSEEKGFGASAYKVSWNSYDAPPEEKGFGASAYKVSWNSDDAPSKGKGFGASAYKVSWNSDDARSKEKGFGASAYKVSWNSDNAPSASSPKAPAKRQQIKFQTGMLFLKKNLHVGTILPEGTMFARADAPKSVNFVSTPLESKYLTTILSHFMIPRGSTKAKQVADTLRSCGKPVDKEEPHMCFSSREAMSRFATKEIGVSSARAAITRIHGNETPNSMYVVEQITQLNNNVVPCHPMDFPYEVFYCHRPKEVQSLRVQLKGLKDGMPHVTAIAMCHMNTSDWDTQYFELLDGKHGEPICHYMPTNYIMFY, encoded by the exons ATGGCGACCAAGCTTACAGCAATAGCCTTTTTCTTGTTTGTCCTGGCCTTAGGCGAGTCCAATGACAAGG AAGTGAATGGTTTTGGTGAGAGTGCTTATGCAGTACATTGGGACAAGGATTCTCCACCTTCTC AAAAAGGTTTTGGTGCAAGTGCTTATAAGGTATCTTGGAATCCAGACGATGCATCATCTG AAGAAAAAGGTTTTGGTGCAAGTGCTTATAAGGTATCTTGGAACTCATATGATGCACCTCCTG AAGAAAAAGGTTTTGGTGCAAGTGCTTATAAGGTATCTTGGAACTCAGATGATGCACCTTCTA AAGGAAAAGGTTTTGGTGCAAGTGCTTATAAGGTATCTTGGAACTCAGATGATGCACGTTCCA AAGAAAAAGGTTTTGGTGCAAGTGCTTATAAGGTATCTTGGAACTCAGATAATGCACCTTCTG CCTCTTCTCCTAAAGCACCAGCAAAACGCCAGCAGATAAAATTCCAAACCGGCATGTTGTTCCTGAAGAAGAATCTGCATGTTGGCACGATACTGCCTGAAGGAACCATGTTTGCACGAGCTGACGCACCAAAGTCTGTGAATTTTGTCTCTACTCCATTGGAGTCAAAGTATTTGACAACCATCCTTTCGCATTTCATGATACCTCGTGGCTCGACGAAGGCAAAGCAGGTAGCTGACACCCTTCGTTCATGCGGCAAACCGGTTGACAAGGAGGAGCCACACATGTGCTTCTCATCTCGCGAAGCAATGTCAAGGTTCGCCACCAAAGAAATAGGAGTCAGCAGCGCACGAGCAGCCATTACAAGGATTCATGGGAATGAGACACCCAACTCCATGTACGTTGTGGAACAGATCACCCAACTCAACAATAACGTGGTGCCATGTCATCCTATGGATTTTCCGTATGAGGTCTTTTATTGCCATCGGCCGAAAGAGGTTCAGTCTTTGAGGGTGCAACTCAAGGGTTTGAAAGATGGCATGCCGCACGTGACGGCAATAGCCATGTGTCACATGAACACATCTGACTGGGACACACAGTACTTTGAGCTATTAGACGGAAAGCATGGCGAACCAATTTGCCACTACATGCCTACCAATTACATCATGTTCTATTAG
- the LOC123402597 gene encoding BURP domain-containing protein 4-like isoform X2, whose amino-acid sequence MATKLTAIAFFLFVLALGESNDKEVNGFGESAYAVHWDKDSPPSQEKGFGASAYKVSWNPDDASSEEKGFGASAYKVSWNSYDAPPEEKGFGASAYKVSWNSDDAPSRKGFGASAYKVSWNSDDARSKEKGFGASAYKVSWNSDNAPSASSPKAPAKRQQIKFQTGMLFLKKNLHVGTILPEGTMFARADAPKSVNFVSTPLESKYLTTILSHFMIPRGSTKAKQVADTLRSCGKPVDKEEPHMCFSSREAMSRFATKEIGVSSARAAITRIHGNETPNSMYVVEQITQLNNNVVPCHPMDFPYEVFYCHRPKEVQSLRVQLKGLKDGMPHVTAIAMCHMNTSDWDTQYFELLDGKHGEPICHYMPTNYIMFY is encoded by the exons ATGGCGACCAAGCTTACAGCAATAGCCTTTTTCTTGTTTGTCCTGGCCTTAGGCGAGTCCAATGACAAGG AAGTGAATGGTTTTGGTGAGAGTGCTTATGCAGTACATTGGGACAAGGATTCTCCACCTTCTC AAGAAAAAGGTTTTGGTGCAAGTGCTTATAAGGTATCTTGGAATCCAGACGATGCATCATCTG AAGAAAAAGGTTTTGGTGCAAGTGCTTATAAGGTATCTTGGAACTCATATGATGCACCTCCTG AAGAAAAAGGTTTTGGTGCAAGTGCTTATAAGGTATCTTGGAACTCAGATGATGCACCTTCTA GAAAAGGTTTTGGTGCAAGTGCTTATAAGGTATCTTGGAACTCAGATGATGCACGTTCCA AAGAAAAAGGTTTTGGTGCAAGTGCTTATAAGGTATCTTGGAACTCAGATAATGCACCTTCTG CCTCTTCTCCTAAAGCACCAGCAAAACGCCAGCAGATAAAATTCCAAACCGGCATGTTGTTCCTGAAGAAGAATCTGCATGTTGGCACGATACTGCCTGAAGGAACCATGTTTGCACGAGCTGACGCACCAAAGTCTGTGAATTTTGTCTCTACTCCATTGGAGTCAAAGTATTTGACAACCATCCTTTCGCATTTCATGATACCTCGTGGCTCGACGAAGGCAAAGCAGGTAGCTGACACCCTTCGTTCATGCGGCAAACCGGTTGACAAGGAGGAGCCACACATGTGCTTCTCATCTCGCGAAGCAATGTCAAGGTTCGCCACCAAAGAAATAGGAGTCAGCAGCGCACGAGCAGCCATTACAAGGATTCATGGGAATGAGACACCCAACTCCATGTACGTTGTGGAACAGATCACCCAACTCAACAATAACGTGGTGCCATGTCATCCTATGGATTTTCCGTATGAGGTCTTTTATTGCCATCGGCCGAAAGAGGTTCAGTCTTTGAGGGTGCAACTCAAGGGTTTGAAAGATGGCATGCCGCACGTGACGGCAATAGCCATGTGTCACATGAACACATCTGACTGGGACACACAGTACTTTGAGCTATTAGACGGAAAGCATGGCGAACCAATTTGCCACTACATGCCTACCAATTACATCATGTTCTATTAG
- the LOC123402597 gene encoding BURP domain-containing protein 4-like isoform X6 produces MATKLTAIAFFLFVLALGESNDKEVNGFGESAYAVHWDKDSPPSQEKGFGASAYKVSWNPDDASSEEKGFGASAYKVSWNSYDAPPASSPKAPAKRQQIKFQTGMLFLKKNLHVGTILPEGTMFARADAPKSVNFVSTPLESKYLTTILSHFMIPRGSTKAKQVADTLRSCGKPVDKEEPHMCFSSREAMSRFATKEIGVSSARAAITRIHGNETPNSMYVVEQITQLNNNVVPCHPMDFPYEVFYCHRPKEVQSLRVQLKGLKDGMPHVTAIAMCHMNTSDWDTQYFELLDGKHGEPICHYMPTNYIMFY; encoded by the exons ATGGCGACCAAGCTTACAGCAATAGCCTTTTTCTTGTTTGTCCTGGCCTTAGGCGAGTCCAATGACAAGG AAGTGAATGGTTTTGGTGAGAGTGCTTATGCAGTACATTGGGACAAGGATTCTCCACCTTCTC AAGAAAAAGGTTTTGGTGCAAGTGCTTATAAGGTATCTTGGAATCCAGACGATGCATCATCTG AAGAAAAAGGTTTTGGTGCAAGTGCTTATAAGGTATCTTGGAACTCATATGATGCACCTCCTG CCTCTTCTCCTAAAGCACCAGCAAAACGCCAGCAGATAAAATTCCAAACCGGCATGTTGTTCCTGAAGAAGAATCTGCATGTTGGCACGATACTGCCTGAAGGAACCATGTTTGCACGAGCTGACGCACCAAAGTCTGTGAATTTTGTCTCTACTCCATTGGAGTCAAAGTATTTGACAACCATCCTTTCGCATTTCATGATACCTCGTGGCTCGACGAAGGCAAAGCAGGTAGCTGACACCCTTCGTTCATGCGGCAAACCGGTTGACAAGGAGGAGCCACACATGTGCTTCTCATCTCGCGAAGCAATGTCAAGGTTCGCCACCAAAGAAATAGGAGTCAGCAGCGCACGAGCAGCCATTACAAGGATTCATGGGAATGAGACACCCAACTCCATGTACGTTGTGGAACAGATCACCCAACTCAACAATAACGTGGTGCCATGTCATCCTATGGATTTTCCGTATGAGGTCTTTTATTGCCATCGGCCGAAAGAGGTTCAGTCTTTGAGGGTGCAACTCAAGGGTTTGAAAGATGGCATGCCGCACGTGACGGCAATAGCCATGTGTCACATGAACACATCTGACTGGGACACACAGTACTTTGAGCTATTAGACGGAAAGCATGGCGAACCAATTTGCCACTACATGCCTACCAATTACATCATGTTCTATTAG
- the LOC123402597 gene encoding BURP domain-containing protein 4-like isoform X4 has translation MATKLTAIAFFLFVLALGESNDKEVNGFGESAYAVHWDKDSPPSQEKGFGASAYKVSWNPDDASSEEKGFGASAYKVSWNSYDAPPEGKGFGASAYKVSWNSDDARSKEKGFGASAYKVSWNSDNAPSASSPKAPAKRQQIKFQTGMLFLKKNLHVGTILPEGTMFARADAPKSVNFVSTPLESKYLTTILSHFMIPRGSTKAKQVADTLRSCGKPVDKEEPHMCFSSREAMSRFATKEIGVSSARAAITRIHGNETPNSMYVVEQITQLNNNVVPCHPMDFPYEVFYCHRPKEVQSLRVQLKGLKDGMPHVTAIAMCHMNTSDWDTQYFELLDGKHGEPICHYMPTNYIMFY, from the exons ATGGCGACCAAGCTTACAGCAATAGCCTTTTTCTTGTTTGTCCTGGCCTTAGGCGAGTCCAATGACAAGG AAGTGAATGGTTTTGGTGAGAGTGCTTATGCAGTACATTGGGACAAGGATTCTCCACCTTCTC AAGAAAAAGGTTTTGGTGCAAGTGCTTATAAGGTATCTTGGAATCCAGACGATGCATCATCTG AAGAAAAAGGTTTTGGTGCAAGTGCTTATAAGGTATCTTGGAACTCATATGATGCACCTCCTG AAGGAAAAGGTTTTGGTGCAAGTGCTTATAAGGTATCTTGGAACTCAGATGATGCACGTTCCA AAGAAAAAGGTTTTGGTGCAAGTGCTTATAAGGTATCTTGGAACTCAGATAATGCACCTTCTG CCTCTTCTCCTAAAGCACCAGCAAAACGCCAGCAGATAAAATTCCAAACCGGCATGTTGTTCCTGAAGAAGAATCTGCATGTTGGCACGATACTGCCTGAAGGAACCATGTTTGCACGAGCTGACGCACCAAAGTCTGTGAATTTTGTCTCTACTCCATTGGAGTCAAAGTATTTGACAACCATCCTTTCGCATTTCATGATACCTCGTGGCTCGACGAAGGCAAAGCAGGTAGCTGACACCCTTCGTTCATGCGGCAAACCGGTTGACAAGGAGGAGCCACACATGTGCTTCTCATCTCGCGAAGCAATGTCAAGGTTCGCCACCAAAGAAATAGGAGTCAGCAGCGCACGAGCAGCCATTACAAGGATTCATGGGAATGAGACACCCAACTCCATGTACGTTGTGGAACAGATCACCCAACTCAACAATAACGTGGTGCCATGTCATCCTATGGATTTTCCGTATGAGGTCTTTTATTGCCATCGGCCGAAAGAGGTTCAGTCTTTGAGGGTGCAACTCAAGGGTTTGAAAGATGGCATGCCGCACGTGACGGCAATAGCCATGTGTCACATGAACACATCTGACTGGGACACACAGTACTTTGAGCTATTAGACGGAAAGCATGGCGAACCAATTTGCCACTACATGCCTACCAATTACATCATGTTCTATTAG
- the LOC123402597 gene encoding BURP domain-containing protein 4-like isoform X5, translating into MATKLTAIAFFLFVLALGESNDKEVNGFGESAYAVHWDKDSPPSQEKGFGASAYKVSWNPDDASSEEKGFGASAYKVSWNSYDAPPEEKGFGASAYKVSWNSDDAPSTSSPKAPAKRQQIKFQTGMLFLKKNLHVGTILPEGTMFARADAPKSVNFVSTPLESKYLTTILSHFMIPRGSTKAKQVADTLRSCGKPVDKEEPHMCFSSREAMSRFATKEIGVSSARAAITRIHGNETPNSMYVVEQITQLNNNVVPCHPMDFPYEVFYCHRPKEVQSLRVQLKGLKDGMPHVTAIAMCHMNTSDWDTQYFELLDGKHGEPICHYMPTNYIMFY; encoded by the exons ATGGCGACCAAGCTTACAGCAATAGCCTTTTTCTTGTTTGTCCTGGCCTTAGGCGAGTCCAATGACAAGG AAGTGAATGGTTTTGGTGAGAGTGCTTATGCAGTACATTGGGACAAGGATTCTCCACCTTCTC AAGAAAAAGGTTTTGGTGCAAGTGCTTATAAGGTATCTTGGAATCCAGACGATGCATCATCTG AAGAAAAAGGTTTTGGTGCAAGTGCTTATAAGGTATCTTGGAACTCATATGATGCACCTCCTG AAGAAAAAGGTTTTGGTGCAAGTGCTTATAAGGTATCTTGGAACTCAGATGATGCACCTTCTA CCTCTTCTCCTAAAGCACCAGCAAAACGCCAGCAGATAAAATTCCAAACCGGCATGTTGTTCCTGAAGAAGAATCTGCATGTTGGCACGATACTGCCTGAAGGAACCATGTTTGCACGAGCTGACGCACCAAAGTCTGTGAATTTTGTCTCTACTCCATTGGAGTCAAAGTATTTGACAACCATCCTTTCGCATTTCATGATACCTCGTGGCTCGACGAAGGCAAAGCAGGTAGCTGACACCCTTCGTTCATGCGGCAAACCGGTTGACAAGGAGGAGCCACACATGTGCTTCTCATCTCGCGAAGCAATGTCAAGGTTCGCCACCAAAGAAATAGGAGTCAGCAGCGCACGAGCAGCCATTACAAGGATTCATGGGAATGAGACACCCAACTCCATGTACGTTGTGGAACAGATCACCCAACTCAACAATAACGTGGTGCCATGTCATCCTATGGATTTTCCGTATGAGGTCTTTTATTGCCATCGGCCGAAAGAGGTTCAGTCTTTGAGGGTGCAACTCAAGGGTTTGAAAGATGGCATGCCGCACGTGACGGCAATAGCCATGTGTCACATGAACACATCTGACTGGGACACACAGTACTTTGAGCTATTAGACGGAAAGCATGGCGAACCAATTTGCCACTACATGCCTACCAATTACATCATGTTCTATTAG
- the LOC123402597 gene encoding BURP domain-containing protein 4-like isoform X1, translating to MATKLTAIAFFLFVLALGESNDKEVNGFGESAYAVHWDKDSPPSQEKGFGASAYKVSWNPDDASSEEKGFGASAYKVSWNSYDAPPEEKGFGASAYKVSWNSDDAPSKGKGFGASAYKVSWNSDDARSKEKGFGASAYKVSWNSDNAPSASSPKAPAKRQQIKFQTGMLFLKKNLHVGTILPEGTMFARADAPKSVNFVSTPLESKYLTTILSHFMIPRGSTKAKQVADTLRSCGKPVDKEEPHMCFSSREAMSRFATKEIGVSSARAAITRIHGNETPNSMYVVEQITQLNNNVVPCHPMDFPYEVFYCHRPKEVQSLRVQLKGLKDGMPHVTAIAMCHMNTSDWDTQYFELLDGKHGEPICHYMPTNYIMFY from the exons ATGGCGACCAAGCTTACAGCAATAGCCTTTTTCTTGTTTGTCCTGGCCTTAGGCGAGTCCAATGACAAGG AAGTGAATGGTTTTGGTGAGAGTGCTTATGCAGTACATTGGGACAAGGATTCTCCACCTTCTC AAGAAAAAGGTTTTGGTGCAAGTGCTTATAAGGTATCTTGGAATCCAGACGATGCATCATCTG AAGAAAAAGGTTTTGGTGCAAGTGCTTATAAGGTATCTTGGAACTCATATGATGCACCTCCTG AAGAAAAAGGTTTTGGTGCAAGTGCTTATAAGGTATCTTGGAACTCAGATGATGCACCTTCTA AAGGAAAAGGTTTTGGTGCAAGTGCTTATAAGGTATCTTGGAACTCAGATGATGCACGTTCCA AAGAAAAAGGTTTTGGTGCAAGTGCTTATAAGGTATCTTGGAACTCAGATAATGCACCTTCTG CCTCTTCTCCTAAAGCACCAGCAAAACGCCAGCAGATAAAATTCCAAACCGGCATGTTGTTCCTGAAGAAGAATCTGCATGTTGGCACGATACTGCCTGAAGGAACCATGTTTGCACGAGCTGACGCACCAAAGTCTGTGAATTTTGTCTCTACTCCATTGGAGTCAAAGTATTTGACAACCATCCTTTCGCATTTCATGATACCTCGTGGCTCGACGAAGGCAAAGCAGGTAGCTGACACCCTTCGTTCATGCGGCAAACCGGTTGACAAGGAGGAGCCACACATGTGCTTCTCATCTCGCGAAGCAATGTCAAGGTTCGCCACCAAAGAAATAGGAGTCAGCAGCGCACGAGCAGCCATTACAAGGATTCATGGGAATGAGACACCCAACTCCATGTACGTTGTGGAACAGATCACCCAACTCAACAATAACGTGGTGCCATGTCATCCTATGGATTTTCCGTATGAGGTCTTTTATTGCCATCGGCCGAAAGAGGTTCAGTCTTTGAGGGTGCAACTCAAGGGTTTGAAAGATGGCATGCCGCACGTGACGGCAATAGCCATGTGTCACATGAACACATCTGACTGGGACACACAGTACTTTGAGCTATTAGACGGAAAGCATGGCGAACCAATTTGCCACTACATGCCTACCAATTACATCATGTTCTATTAG